In Microbacterium lushaniae, the following are encoded in one genomic region:
- a CDS encoding ABC transporter substrate-binding protein, with the protein MAAIYDVLFWSDASTGEVHGQLGDSLEPDEDGTVWTMSLHPGIVFTDGTPLDAAAVVANYERMQDPATASPLAGLLEGATFGVVDETTLTIELAEPNLQFDKIVATSFTHIGSPTAMAEDPDYANNPVGAGPFVLEEWVRDDHMTLVRNPDYFQEGLPYLDSITFTPLRDPTQRINTVQTGAAHAAVPGSELAFKQTATDAGLAVATAPAGGGPVLMFNTQTAPFNDLRARQAVQLALDIDELTSVVDPGSSAPDSLYGPESPFHPGDGIFVEHDAKAAQALFSELAADGNPVSFTVTMPQSGFFTRTAEYLQSRLAQYDDVTVQIETLDNATLDERVFRKQDYQMSAQIVPVTDPEPNLAKLLQTGGQTNYMGFSDPELDAALDSGRASVDEKERTAAYATVEEIVVAQVPILPIRNQESFTVHAKSLHGLTLHGDGSLLYDRLWLNAE; encoded by the coding sequence ATGGCAGCGATCTACGACGTGCTCTTCTGGTCGGATGCGTCCACCGGCGAGGTCCACGGGCAGCTCGGCGACTCGCTCGAGCCCGACGAGGACGGCACCGTCTGGACCATGAGCCTGCACCCCGGCATCGTCTTCACCGACGGCACGCCTCTGGATGCTGCCGCCGTGGTCGCGAACTACGAGCGGATGCAGGACCCGGCCACCGCTTCACCCCTGGCAGGACTGCTCGAGGGCGCGACGTTCGGTGTGGTCGACGAGACGACCCTCACCATAGAGCTGGCCGAACCGAACCTCCAGTTCGACAAGATCGTCGCCACGAGCTTCACGCACATCGGCTCGCCGACTGCCATGGCCGAGGACCCGGACTACGCCAACAACCCGGTGGGCGCCGGACCGTTCGTACTCGAGGAATGGGTCCGCGACGACCACATGACCCTCGTGCGCAACCCGGACTACTTCCAGGAGGGGCTGCCCTACCTCGATTCGATCACCTTCACGCCGCTGCGCGACCCCACGCAGCGCATCAACACCGTGCAGACCGGGGCCGCGCACGCGGCCGTGCCCGGGTCGGAGCTCGCCTTCAAGCAGACCGCGACCGACGCCGGTCTCGCGGTCGCCACCGCCCCGGCCGGCGGCGGACCCGTCCTGATGTTCAACACGCAGACCGCGCCGTTCAACGACCTCCGCGCCCGCCAGGCGGTCCAGCTCGCGCTCGACATCGATGAGCTCACCTCGGTCGTGGACCCCGGCTCGTCGGCTCCGGACAGCCTGTACGGCCCCGAGTCGCCCTTCCACCCGGGGGACGGCATCTTCGTGGAGCACGACGCGAAGGCCGCTCAGGCCCTCTTCAGCGAGCTCGCCGCCGACGGCAACCCGGTCTCGTTCACGGTCACGATGCCTCAGAGCGGATTCTTCACCCGCACCGCCGAGTACCTGCAGAGCCGCCTCGCGCAGTACGACGACGTGACCGTGCAGATCGAGACGCTCGACAACGCCACGCTGGACGAGCGGGTCTTCCGCAAGCAGGACTACCAGATGTCGGCGCAGATCGTGCCGGTCACGGATCCGGAGCCGAACCTCGCGAAGCTGCTGCAGACCGGCGGTCAGACCAACTACATGGGGTTCTCCGACCCCGAGCTGGACGCTGCGCTGGACTCGGGGCGCGCCAGCGTCGATGAGAAGGAGCGCACGGCTGCGTACGCGACCGTCGAGGAGATCGTCGTCGCGCAGGTGCCGATCCTCCCCATCCGCAATCAGGAATCCTTCACCGTCCACGCGAAGTCGCTGCACGGCCTCACGCTGCACGGCGACGGGTCGCTCCTCTATGACCGCCTCTGGCTGAACGCGGAGTAG
- a CDS encoding CapA family protein, with product MIRFTAVGDVGPERPDVDSLFEKVAAHVRAADIAFMQLEMTLTQRGQRVPQTKHTSRTHPDAAAAFRRAGFTHAGWASNHSLDWGTEGFFDTIDALDAAGVVPLGVGRDLSEARRIRIAEADGIRVAILAYCSILPADYWATAQRPGVAPLRAFTVHEPIEPDQPGTPARMHTFPHPDDLSGMVADIRAAREIADAVIVSAHWGIHFSYAELADYQRVAGRAAIDAGADLVIGHHAHILKGVEMYRGKAIFHSLGNFAIELPMDEEHAQRPSFRHLLSLHPGWEPDIGGMFNFPPDSRKSIIVDCDIDESGVSGVRLRPVWIDRMAVPEILAPDDPRFAEVVDYLRGASSAAGLDTTFTVDGDEVRVS from the coding sequence ATGATCCGTTTCACCGCCGTCGGCGACGTCGGGCCCGAGCGCCCCGACGTCGACAGTCTGTTCGAGAAGGTCGCCGCGCACGTGCGCGCCGCGGACATCGCGTTCATGCAGCTCGAGATGACCCTCACGCAACGCGGGCAGCGCGTCCCGCAGACCAAGCACACCTCACGGACGCACCCGGATGCCGCTGCGGCCTTCCGGCGCGCGGGATTCACCCACGCCGGCTGGGCGAGCAACCACTCCCTCGACTGGGGGACCGAGGGCTTCTTCGACACGATCGACGCACTGGACGCGGCGGGCGTGGTACCGCTCGGCGTCGGGAGGGATCTCTCCGAAGCCCGCCGTATCCGGATCGCCGAGGCCGACGGGATCCGCGTCGCGATACTGGCGTACTGCAGCATCCTCCCCGCCGACTACTGGGCCACGGCGCAGCGTCCGGGCGTCGCACCCCTCCGCGCCTTCACGGTGCACGAGCCGATCGAGCCGGACCAGCCGGGCACGCCGGCACGGATGCACACCTTCCCCCACCCGGACGACCTCAGCGGCATGGTCGCGGACATCCGCGCCGCGCGGGAGATCGCCGACGCCGTCATCGTGTCGGCGCACTGGGGTATCCACTTCAGCTACGCAGAACTCGCCGATTACCAGCGCGTGGCGGGGCGGGCGGCGATCGACGCCGGCGCCGACCTGGTCATCGGCCACCACGCCCACATCCTCAAGGGCGTCGAGATGTATCGCGGGAAGGCCATCTTCCACAGCCTCGGCAATTTCGCGATCGAACTGCCGATGGATGAGGAGCACGCCCAGCGACCGTCATTCCGTCACCTGCTGTCGCTGCACCCCGGCTGGGAGCCCGACATCGGCGGGATGTTCAACTTCCCGCCGGACTCACGCAAGTCGATCATCGTCGACTGCGACATCGACGAGAGCGGCGTCTCGGGCGTGCGCCTGCGTCCGGTGTGGATCGACCGGATGGCCGTGCCCGAGATCCTCGCTCCCGACGACCCGCGCTTCGCCGAAGTGGTGGACTACCTCCGCGGCGCCTCATCCGCGGCCGGACTCGACACGACCTTCACCGTGGACGGGGACGAGGTCCGAGTGTCCTGA
- a CDS encoding ABC transporter ATP-binding protein produces the protein MTLDHQADLRESGSADALLRVEDARCAIPTGRGDVKALGGVDLELRAGEVLGVVGESGSGKSTLAGFIIGALAPRAQSTGSVILDGQDLRALPSETARRVRGRRIGIVFQDPMMALNPVVPIGRQVTEAAMFNLGLSRAEAKAKAVGLLRQVGIPDPERRLRHYPHQFSGGMRQRITIAMALVCDPDILIADEATTALDVTVQRQILDLLARLARERSLAMIMVSHDLSVIAGRTDTIAVMYGGYVVESGPTVEVFRNPRHPYTRALLRAIPRIDGSRHARLEAIPGTPPDLTLLGTGCPFAPRCPNALPLCADVMPAVSHPHGGRTLRCHNPVPEGA, from the coding sequence ATGACCCTCGATCATCAGGCCGACCTTCGCGAGTCCGGGAGTGCCGATGCACTCCTTCGCGTCGAGGACGCGCGCTGCGCGATTCCGACCGGGCGCGGCGACGTCAAGGCGCTCGGCGGGGTGGACCTCGAACTGCGCGCCGGCGAGGTGCTCGGCGTGGTCGGTGAGTCCGGTTCCGGCAAGTCCACGCTGGCGGGTTTCATCATCGGAGCACTCGCTCCCCGGGCGCAGTCGACCGGCTCGGTCATCCTGGACGGCCAAGACCTGCGCGCCCTGCCCTCCGAGACCGCCCGCCGCGTGCGGGGTCGCCGCATCGGGATCGTCTTCCAGGACCCCATGATGGCGCTCAACCCCGTCGTCCCGATCGGACGCCAGGTCACCGAAGCGGCCATGTTCAATCTCGGGCTCTCTCGCGCGGAGGCGAAGGCCAAGGCCGTCGGGCTGCTGCGCCAGGTCGGCATCCCCGACCCCGAGCGGAGGCTCCGCCATTACCCGCACCAGTTCTCCGGCGGGATGCGCCAGCGCATCACGATCGCGATGGCCTTGGTGTGCGATCCGGACATCCTCATCGCCGACGAGGCCACCACGGCACTGGACGTCACGGTCCAGCGCCAGATCCTCGACCTCTTGGCACGGCTCGCCCGCGAACGCTCGCTCGCGATGATCATGGTCAGCCACGACCTGTCGGTGATCGCGGGACGCACGGACACCATCGCGGTGATGTACGGCGGCTACGTCGTGGAATCCGGGCCGACGGTCGAGGTGTTCCGCAACCCGCGGCATCCGTACACGCGCGCGCTGCTGCGCGCCATCCCCCGCATCGACGGCTCGCGGCACGCCCGACTGGAAGCGATCCCCGGCACCCCGCCGGACCTGACGCTGCTGGGCACCGGGTGCCCCTTCGCACCGCGGTGCCCGAACGCGCTGCCGCTGTGCGCCGACGTCATGCCGGCCGTCTCCCATCCGCACGGAGGCCGAACGCTGCGATGCCACAACCCCGTCCCGGAAGGAGCCTGA
- a CDS encoding cytochrome P450 — protein sequence MTHSDSRCPFAEDFDATAAETFDGAHENYRRLRDEAPVAFSSGYGGFYALTRFEDVEKAARDSTRFISSVRAVVPSDPRGIRRPPLNFDAPAHSPFRRALDRTLHHSRLERLAPRLRAHAEREIQPFLDAGTSDICRSFGTIYPAFTAAEWLNLDRDEVYRLASVSSDWVDAWRRQDGETVTARSNEMYDMARALVADRRANPRPVETDPASSLLAEEYEGAPLTEELVVGALRQSLVVGLVAPPILLGGICIHLSRDQELQSRLRADPSLIPAALEEFIRLYTPYRGFARTVSEPVEVHGRLIEPGVPVTLVYASANRDERVFPEPDEFVLDRPNISRHMGFGRGRHRCVGMALARLSLRIALEVLLERTQSFEVAGEIETTRMPELGAQSVPLRVVPA from the coding sequence ATGACGCACAGTGACTCACGGTGTCCATTCGCCGAGGACTTCGACGCGACGGCGGCCGAAACGTTCGACGGCGCGCACGAGAACTACCGCCGGTTGCGGGATGAGGCGCCCGTGGCGTTCTCGAGCGGGTACGGCGGGTTCTACGCCCTGACGCGGTTCGAGGACGTCGAGAAGGCCGCGCGCGATTCGACGCGCTTCATCTCGTCCGTCCGCGCCGTCGTGCCGAGCGATCCGCGGGGCATCCGCCGGCCGCCGTTGAACTTCGACGCGCCGGCGCACTCGCCATTCCGCCGTGCGCTGGACCGGACGCTGCATCACTCCAGGCTCGAGCGGCTGGCTCCCCGTCTGCGGGCGCACGCCGAGCGGGAGATCCAGCCCTTCCTCGACGCCGGCACGAGCGACATCTGCCGGAGCTTCGGAACGATCTACCCGGCGTTCACGGCCGCGGAGTGGTTGAATCTCGACCGCGACGAGGTCTACCGGCTCGCGTCGGTGTCGAGCGATTGGGTCGACGCCTGGCGCCGGCAGGATGGCGAGACCGTGACGGCGCGCAGCAACGAGATGTACGACATGGCGCGCGCCCTGGTCGCCGACCGTCGCGCCAACCCCCGGCCCGTCGAGACCGATCCGGCGAGTTCGCTGCTCGCCGAGGAGTACGAGGGCGCGCCTCTCACGGAGGAGCTCGTCGTCGGCGCGCTCCGTCAGTCCCTGGTGGTCGGCCTGGTCGCCCCGCCCATCCTGCTCGGCGGCATCTGCATCCACCTGAGCCGGGATCAGGAGCTGCAGAGCCGGCTCCGTGCGGACCCTTCGCTCATCCCCGCAGCGCTCGAAGAGTTCATCCGCCTCTACACGCCGTATCGCGGCTTCGCGAGGACGGTGTCCGAGCCGGTGGAGGTCCACGGCCGCCTCATCGAGCCGGGCGTGCCGGTCACGCTCGTCTATGCGTCCGCCAATCGCGACGAGCGCGTCTTCCCGGAGCCGGACGAGTTCGTCCTGGACCGGCCGAACATCTCCCGGCACATGGGGTTCGGCCGCGGACGGCACCGCTGCGTGGGGATGGCTCTCGCGCGCCTGAGCCTGCGCATCGCGCTGGAGGTCCTGCTCGAGCGCACGCAGTCGTTCGAGGTCGCGGGGGAGATCGAGACGACGCGCATGCCCGAACTCGGTGCGCAGAGCGTGCCCCTGCGCGTCGTGCCGGCGTGA
- a CDS encoding ABC transporter permease yields MSVFTGERMRATRIRSRPALARAAHLAAVILLVTLAATALTDLMPGSPGSVILGPGATAQQIADFDAAHGYDQPLFARYVQWLGAALTGDLGTSIQTNQPVAEVLLQRLPVTLELTVLALLLSLLIAVPAAVYAASRANGLFDRIMSSLASGFLSIPVFVVGVVLVYVLAVSTRWFPVAGWAPLSAGLGENLRFAFVPVLALALGEFPAFYRLLRGDVITTLREDFVRTATVRGLPRAYILLRHVLRPSSFSLITVAAVAFGRLLAGSIVIESLFALPGLGSLALQSIPAKDVPMIQGIVVLVAVTYVLINAAVDIAYTFLDPRTRR; encoded by the coding sequence GTGAGCGTTTTCACCGGGGAGCGGATGCGCGCCACGCGCATCCGCTCCCGTCCCGCCCTCGCCCGCGCGGCGCACCTCGCCGCGGTCATCCTGCTCGTCACGCTCGCCGCCACGGCATTGACGGACCTCATGCCCGGCTCCCCGGGATCGGTCATCCTCGGCCCCGGCGCGACGGCGCAGCAGATCGCCGACTTCGATGCCGCACACGGGTACGACCAACCGCTGTTCGCGCGATACGTGCAATGGCTCGGCGCCGCGCTGACCGGTGACCTGGGAACGTCCATCCAGACGAACCAGCCGGTCGCCGAGGTCTTGCTGCAACGCCTCCCCGTCACGCTCGAGCTGACCGTCCTGGCCCTCCTGCTCTCGCTGCTCATCGCCGTCCCGGCCGCCGTCTACGCGGCATCGCGGGCGAACGGCCTCTTCGACCGGATCATGTCCAGCCTGGCGTCGGGATTCCTGTCCATCCCGGTGTTCGTGGTGGGCGTCGTCCTCGTGTACGTCCTCGCGGTGTCGACGCGCTGGTTCCCCGTGGCCGGGTGGGCGCCGCTTTCTGCGGGGCTGGGCGAGAACCTCCGGTTCGCCTTCGTGCCCGTGCTCGCGCTCGCGCTGGGAGAGTTCCCCGCGTTCTACCGCCTGCTGCGCGGGGACGTCATCACGACGCTCCGCGAGGACTTCGTGCGCACGGCCACCGTCCGGGGTCTCCCCCGCGCCTACATCCTGCTGCGCCACGTGCTGCGGCCGTCCTCCTTCTCACTCATCACCGTCGCGGCCGTGGCTTTCGGGCGGCTGCTGGCCGGATCCATCGTCATCGAGAGCCTGTTCGCCCTCCCCGGGCTGGGCAGCCTCGCCCTGCAGTCGATCCCGGCCAAAGACGTCCCGATGATCCAAGGAATCGTGGTGCTCGTCGCTGTGACCTACGTGCTCATCAACGCCGCCGTCGACATCGCGTACACCTTCCTCGACCCCAGGACCCGCCGATGA
- the glmS gene encoding glutamine--fructose-6-phosphate transaminase (isomerizing), with product MCGIIGYVGPRPSQDILMSGLARLEYRGYDSAGIAVIDGEGDLGMRKRSGKLAVLREDLADRPMPDGTTGIGHTRWATHGGPTDVNAHPHLADDGKLAVIHNGIIENFSELKSELVGDGFAFRSDTDTEVAAVLLGREYAATGDMVQAFRAVVARLEGAFTLLAMHQDHPGMVVGARRNSPLVIGLGEGENFLGSDVAAFVEHTRNALAIGQDQIVVITPAGVEVTDFAGSPVEVEPFEVTWDAAAAEKGGWSSFMAKEVSEEPDAVANTLRGRIREGHIEIPELDGMDDLLTGIDRILVLACGTAAYAGMVGKYALESWTRVPVDVELAHEFRYRDPVLSPSTLVVSISQSGETMDTLMAVKYARERGAKTLSICNTQGATIPRESDAVVYTHAGPEVAVASTKAFVAQITALYLLALHVARLRGSLSPEQIAENVAELEAIPGKLSRVLETEQDRIEQLAHWMGDTRSVLFLGRNVGYPIAMEGALKLKELAYIHAEGFAAGELKHGPIALIEPGQPVFVIVPSPRAEGEMHRKVISSIEEIRARGARVIAIAEEGDAAVLPLADEVLRIPLAAPMFEPILGVMPLHIFAMGLATAKGLDVDQPRNLAKSVTVE from the coding sequence ATGTGCGGAATCATCGGTTATGTCGGCCCACGGCCGAGCCAGGACATCCTGATGTCGGGGCTGGCCCGGCTGGAGTATCGCGGCTACGACTCTGCCGGCATCGCCGTGATCGACGGTGAGGGCGACCTCGGCATGCGCAAGCGCTCGGGCAAGCTCGCCGTCCTGCGTGAGGACCTCGCCGACCGGCCCATGCCGGACGGCACGACCGGCATCGGGCACACGCGGTGGGCGACCCACGGCGGCCCCACCGACGTCAACGCGCACCCGCACCTGGCCGACGACGGCAAGCTCGCCGTCATCCACAACGGCATCATCGAGAACTTCTCCGAGCTGAAGTCCGAACTCGTCGGGGACGGGTTCGCCTTCCGCAGCGACACGGACACGGAGGTCGCCGCGGTCCTGCTCGGCCGCGAGTACGCCGCCACCGGCGACATGGTGCAGGCCTTCCGCGCCGTCGTCGCACGCCTGGAGGGCGCCTTCACGCTGCTGGCGATGCACCAGGATCACCCCGGCATGGTCGTCGGCGCGCGGCGCAACTCGCCGCTGGTGATCGGCCTGGGCGAGGGGGAGAACTTCCTCGGCTCCGACGTCGCCGCCTTCGTCGAGCACACGCGCAACGCCCTGGCGATCGGCCAGGACCAGATCGTCGTCATCACCCCCGCGGGCGTCGAGGTCACCGACTTCGCCGGATCTCCGGTGGAGGTCGAGCCGTTCGAGGTCACGTGGGATGCCGCGGCCGCGGAGAAGGGCGGCTGGTCGTCGTTCATGGCCAAGGAGGTCTCCGAAGAGCCCGACGCGGTCGCCAACACGCTGCGCGGCCGCATCCGCGAGGGGCACATCGAGATCCCCGAGCTGGACGGCATGGACGACCTGCTCACCGGGATCGACCGCATCCTCGTGCTCGCGTGCGGCACCGCCGCGTACGCCGGCATGGTCGGCAAGTACGCCCTCGAGTCGTGGACGCGCGTGCCCGTCGACGTCGAGCTGGCCCACGAGTTCCGCTACCGCGACCCGGTGCTGTCCCCCTCCACCCTCGTCGTGTCGATCAGCCAGTCGGGCGAGACGATGGACACGCTCATGGCCGTCAAGTACGCCCGCGAGCGCGGCGCCAAGACGCTGTCGATCTGCAACACCCAGGGCGCCACCATCCCGCGCGAGTCGGATGCGGTCGTCTACACGCACGCCGGCCCCGAGGTCGCCGTCGCCTCCACGAAGGCGTTCGTCGCCCAGATCACCGCGCTGTACCTGCTCGCGCTGCACGTCGCGCGCCTGCGCGGCTCGCTGTCGCCCGAGCAGATCGCGGAGAACGTCGCCGAACTCGAGGCCATCCCGGGCAAGCTCTCACGCGTGCTGGAGACCGAGCAGGACCGCATCGAGCAGCTGGCCCACTGGATGGGCGACACCCGCTCGGTGCTGTTCCTCGGCCGCAACGTCGGCTACCCGATCGCGATGGAGGGCGCCCTCAAGCTCAAGGAGCTCGCTTACATCCACGCCGAGGGCTTCGCCGCCGGCGAGCTCAAGCACGGACCCATCGCGCTCATCGAGCCCGGTCAGCCGGTGTTCGTGATCGTGCCGTCGCCGCGTGCCGAGGGCGAGATGCACCGCAAGGTGATCTCCAGCATCGAGGAGATCCGCGCCCGCGGCGCCCGCGTCATCGCGATCGCGGAGGAGGGCGACGCTGCCGTGCTGCCGCTCGCCGATGAGGTCTTGCGCATCCCGCTCGCAGCCCCCATGTTCGAGCCGATCCTGGGCGTCATGCCGCTGCACATCTTCGCGATGGGCCTGGCCACGGCCAAGGGGCTGGATGTGGACCAGCCGCGCAACCTCGCCAAGTCGGTCACGGTCGAGTAG
- a CDS encoding MmgE/PrpD family protein, with product MRGATAELAEWAGSLRIEDLPDSVIDRVLAHTLDTVGAILVGATQPWTRTVAEYASVESPTGRSRSAALDRTLRPEWAALINGTAAHGFEIDDYALPGLSHPGSVVVPSAFALGEDRGISGRALIVALAAGFESIVRFGEACTPSLTSHRGFHVTSALGVFGSAASAVSVHGLTADQGLAALGIAAAHASGTTEFTRTGGDIKRLHAGMAAAAGIRSAALATGGFTAPLAAIEGERGFLAAFVEQARPEQLTAQLGHRWALDGLALKRWCVCAGIQAPLAGLDAILREGDIRPEDITAIEVGVDRATLAHVGHIGGSPRDMTEAQMSLHHAMAMRLVAGGNDPLHYTLFEQGLDVAAQADRVSLHVDDAAEEAFPRRLLASVTVHTATATATTVRAEAPGTPTTPMDRGARLEKFHALADPLIGERDALRLINAVDALREDGPVSAVLAHTRKAQHTA from the coding sequence GTGAGGGGGGCGACCGCGGAGCTGGCGGAATGGGCGGGGAGTCTCCGTATCGAGGATCTGCCCGACAGCGTCATCGATCGTGTCCTGGCGCACACGCTCGACACCGTCGGCGCGATCCTCGTGGGCGCCACGCAGCCCTGGACGCGCACGGTGGCCGAGTACGCGTCCGTCGAGTCGCCGACCGGCAGATCCCGCTCCGCAGCGCTCGATCGCACGCTTCGTCCCGAGTGGGCCGCCCTCATCAACGGCACCGCGGCGCACGGTTTCGAGATCGACGACTACGCCCTGCCCGGACTGTCGCACCCCGGCAGTGTCGTCGTGCCGAGCGCGTTCGCGCTGGGTGAGGACCGCGGAATATCGGGCCGCGCGCTCATCGTCGCCCTCGCAGCCGGGTTCGAGTCGATCGTGCGGTTCGGCGAGGCCTGCACCCCTTCTCTGACCAGCCACCGCGGGTTCCATGTCACGAGCGCGCTCGGGGTCTTCGGGTCGGCAGCCTCCGCTGTCAGCGTCCATGGCCTGACCGCGGACCAGGGCCTGGCCGCGCTCGGAATCGCCGCCGCGCATGCGAGCGGCACGACGGAGTTCACCAGGACCGGAGGCGACATCAAGCGGCTGCACGCAGGCATGGCGGCCGCGGCCGGCATCCGCTCGGCGGCCCTCGCCACGGGCGGGTTCACCGCTCCCCTCGCGGCCATCGAAGGCGAACGGGGGTTCCTCGCTGCGTTCGTGGAACAGGCCCGCCCCGAGCAGCTGACCGCGCAGCTCGGGCACCGCTGGGCGCTGGACGGCCTCGCACTCAAACGCTGGTGCGTGTGCGCCGGAATCCAAGCGCCGCTGGCGGGGCTGGATGCGATCCTCCGCGAGGGCGACATCCGACCCGAGGACATCACGGCGATCGAGGTCGGCGTGGACCGCGCGACGCTGGCCCACGTGGGTCACATCGGCGGTTCGCCCCGCGACATGACGGAGGCGCAGATGAGCCTGCACCACGCCATGGCGATGCGCCTCGTCGCGGGTGGGAACGACCCCCTGCACTACACGCTCTTCGAGCAGGGGCTGGATGTTGCGGCCCAGGCGGACCGGGTCTCCCTCCACGTGGATGACGCCGCGGAGGAGGCCTTCCCCCGCCGCCTGCTGGCCTCGGTCACGGTGCACACCGCGACCGCGACCGCCACCACCGTCCGCGCCGAAGCGCCCGGCACGCCCACCACCCCCATGGATCGCGGCGCGCGACTGGAGAAATTCCACGCGCTCGCCGACCCCCTCATCGGCGAGCGCGATGCGCTCCGCCTCATCAACGCGGTCGACGCGCTCCGAGAGGACGGGCCGGTCTCGGCCGTCCTCGCCCACACCCGAAAGGCACAGCACACCGCATGA
- a CDS encoding ABC transporter permease codes for MTATAPPTRPSTRTLHTVTVPRRRHAGRRIALVVSVTWIAVLATLALVADLLPLPGIDEPVGGPSLPPFSGEGPLLGTDAIGRDVATRLIYGIRISLAVGIGATVIALVLGVLLGLIAANARGKIEALINVLTDTVLSFPPLLLLMALATVVVPGVPTLVFALGFLFVPPFLRLTRSAALTQMSRDYITAARTLGAGRARIVFRELLPNSIQPVVSYAVVVIAVIIVIEGSLSFLGVGVPPPAPSWGSMIASGKDNLSRAPYLIVAPSLMIFLTVLSFNTVGDHLRRRLSGTGAA; via the coding sequence ATGACCGCGACCGCCCCGCCCACCAGGCCCTCCACCCGGACCCTGCACACCGTCACGGTGCCGCGGCGCCGGCATGCCGGCAGGCGCATCGCCCTCGTGGTGTCGGTGACGTGGATCGCCGTGCTGGCGACTCTGGCCCTCGTCGCGGATCTTCTGCCGTTGCCCGGGATCGATGAACCGGTGGGCGGCCCGAGCCTCCCCCCGTTCTCCGGCGAGGGACCGCTGCTCGGCACCGACGCGATCGGTCGCGACGTCGCGACCCGGCTCATCTACGGGATCCGGATCTCGCTCGCCGTCGGGATCGGCGCCACGGTCATCGCCCTGGTGCTCGGCGTGCTGCTCGGCCTCATCGCCGCGAACGCGCGCGGGAAGATCGAAGCGCTCATCAATGTCCTCACCGACACGGTGCTGTCGTTCCCGCCGCTGCTGCTGCTGATGGCTCTCGCGACCGTCGTGGTCCCCGGCGTGCCCACTCTCGTGTTCGCCCTGGGGTTCCTCTTCGTTCCGCCGTTCCTGCGCCTGACCCGCTCCGCAGCGCTCACGCAGATGAGCCGTGATTACATCACCGCGGCCCGCACCCTGGGCGCCGGTCGCGCACGCATCGTCTTCCGCGAGCTGCTCCCCAACAGCATCCAGCCCGTCGTGTCCTACGCCGTGGTGGTCATCGCCGTGATCATCGTCATCGAGGGCTCGCTGAGCTTCCTCGGGGTGGGCGTTCCCCCACCCGCCCCCAGCTGGGGTTCGATGATCGCCTCGGGCAAGGACAACCTCAGCCGCGCGCCATACCTGATCGTGGCCCCCTCGCTGATGATCTTCCTCACGGTGCTCAGCTTCAACACGGTCGGCGACCATCTGCGCCGACGTCTGAGCGGAACGGGTGCCGCATGA
- a CDS encoding ABC transporter ATP-binding protein, whose amino-acid sequence MPLLEVNDLTKRFKVPGGTVEAVSGVSFSLERGETLALVGESGCGKSTTGRALLGAPGPDEGTIVLDGVTLSDRAASRRRDVQMIFQDARASLNPRRRVRDLVAEGLRIAGVPRAETRTRVDAMLRAVGLDPDRVGDRRAAEFSGGQCQRIAIARAMVMEPQVLVCDEPVASLDVSVQAQVVNLLQDMKESYGLAMLFISHDLSVVRSISDRVAVMYLGRVVEIGGVDELYDNPGHPYTRALLDSVPAPDPAAPSRGAALTGDLPSPMSPPSGCRFRTRCPLAQDVCATETPALRRTAAGQLAACHFSELVAA is encoded by the coding sequence ATGCCGCTGCTGGAGGTGAACGACCTGACCAAGCGCTTCAAGGTGCCCGGCGGGACCGTGGAAGCCGTCTCAGGTGTCAGCTTCTCCCTCGAACGTGGCGAGACGCTCGCCCTCGTCGGGGAGTCGGGATGCGGGAAGTCCACCACCGGGCGCGCCCTGCTGGGCGCACCCGGTCCGGATGAGGGGACGATCGTCCTGGACGGCGTCACGCTGTCCGATCGCGCGGCGTCCCGGCGGCGCGACGTGCAGATGATCTTCCAGGATGCGCGGGCCTCGCTGAACCCCCGCCGCCGCGTCCGCGACCTCGTCGCCGAAGGGCTGCGGATCGCCGGCGTACCGAGGGCGGAGACGCGCACCCGCGTGGACGCCATGCTGCGTGCGGTCGGGCTCGACCCCGACCGCGTCGGGGACCGTCGCGCCGCTGAGTTCTCGGGTGGTCAATGCCAGCGCATCGCGATCGCCCGCGCGATGGTCATGGAGCCCCAGGTGCTCGTGTGCGACGAACCGGTGGCGTCGCTGGACGTGTCGGTGCAGGCCCAGGTGGTCAATCTCCTGCAGGACATGAAGGAGAGTTACGGGCTCGCGATGCTGTTCATCTCCCACGACCTCTCGGTGGTGCGCAGCATCAGCGACAGGGTCGCGGTCATGTATCTGGGGCGCGTCGTGGAGATCGGGGGCGTGGATGAGCTGTACGACAACCCCGGGCACCCGTACACGCGAGCGCTGCTCGATTCCGTCCCTGCACCTGACCCCGCCGCACCCTCGCGCGGCGCGGCGCTGACGGGAGACCTTCCTTCGCCGATGTCACCACCGAGCGGCTGCCGGTTCCGGACCCGCTGTCCGCTCGCACAGGATGTGTGCGCGACCGAGACGCCCGCCCTGCGGCGCACCGCGGCGGGACAGCTCGCCGCATGCCACTTCAGCGAACTCGTGGCCGCGTGA